The Microcebus murinus isolate Inina chromosome 1, M.murinus_Inina_mat1.0, whole genome shotgun sequence genome includes a region encoding these proteins:
- the ARL14 gene encoding ADP-ribosylation factor-like protein 14, whose product MGLLSSKNPKVKQAQILLLGLDSAGKSTLLYKLKLAEDITTIPTIGFNVEMIELERSLSLTVWDVGGQEKMRTVWDNYCENADGLVYVVDSTDQQRLEDSRREFEHILKNEHIKNVPVVLLANKQDMPGALTAKDITRMLRVKKLCSDRDWYVQPCCAITGDGLAEGFRKLIDFVKCRMKSRGDTLAFFKQN is encoded by the coding sequence ATGGGTCTGCTGAGTTCTAAAAACCCTAAAGTCAAGCAAGCCCAAATTCTTCTTCTGGGACTTGACTCAGCTGGAAAGTCTACTCTCCTTTATAAATTAAAGCTTGCTGAAGATATTACAACCATCCCAACGATAGGTTTCAATGTGGAGATGATCGAGTTGGAAAGGAGTCTTTCGCTCACAGTCTGGGATGTTGGAGGACaggaaaaaatgagaactgtTTGGGACAATTACTGTGAGAACGCTGATGGGCTGGTGTATGTTGTGGACAGTACAGACCAACAGCGACTGGAAGACTCTCGGAGAGAGTTTGAGCACATTTTGAAGAATGAACACATTAAAAACGTGCCTGTTGTCCTACTGGCCAACAAACAGGACATGCCTGGAGCTCTGACTGCCAAGGACATCACCAGAATGCTGAGAGTGAAGAAGCTCTGCAGTGACCGGGACTGGTATGTGCAACCCTGCTGTGCCATCACAGGGGACGGGCTGGCTGAGGGATTCAGGAAATTAATTGACTTTGTGAAATGCCGCATGAAATCAAGAGGAGACACTTTAGCATTCTTCAAGCAGAACTGA